TGGCGAATCAATCCGGCGGCAACAAACGGATCGATCCCATAGCGTTTTGCCTCTTGCTTGATCGTGCTCCAGGCGATCAGCGGGAAAAAAATCTCCCACGCTTCACGCGGCACGTCTGACTCGCGGTAAGAATACAGATCGGGATAACCTTTTCGCAGAACGAGCGTCGCTTGAAAGCTCTCGCCGCGCCGCGAGTATAGGCTGGCCAGCCGAAGGTTGATCTTCGGCGACGTGGGCGCGGCCTCCAGCGCTTTGTTCAATTCTTTGATCGCGAGCTCGTCGAGCCCGATCACCTCGAGGTCACTGGCCTTCGCGATGCGCCCGGCTTCAGACCCGTCGGCTGTTTCACGGGCGGGTTCAAAATAGGTAACATTGGCGTGAATACTCTCGAGGTCGGAGCCTGGCCCGGGCTGCTCGGGCCTGAGCGCCGGTTCCGCTTTGCGCAATGCGGCCGAGCGAAGACCGGCGACGTACCCGTGATAACCGTAGCGGTAACGCTCGTTGACGAAATCGTACAGGGCAAGCGCCCGCGATTTGTGTCCAAGCCGCTCCTCGGATTTCGCTGCCCACAAACAAGCCTCGCCGATGAACTTGGTGTCGGGATAACGGTAGCTCGCGAGGTGTTGCTCGAGTATTCGCGCCGCGTCGGCATAGTTCTTTGACCGGTACGCAAACCAACCAAGACTATAGGAAGCTTCGGGCGCATATTGACTCTTTGGAAAAGAAGCCAGCAACTGCCGATAGCGGCTCGCCGCTTCAGCTTCGCGGTCCTGCTTGTTCAAGTAAGCCGCCAGATTGTAAAGCGCTTCTCTCGACCACCGGCTCTTCGGATACTGACTGAGCATGCGATCGACCAGAAGCGAAGACTCCGCGAAACGGCTCGCGCGACGTAACGCTTCGGCCTGATGAAAGATGGCTTCAGCGCGCAGCTCGGGGTTGCGATCGTTCACTCGCATGAGCGCGGTTACTGCTGGAGCAGGCTGTTTGCTGTTCATCAGACTGACGCCGCGGCGCAGATGAATCTCATCGATGCGGTCCGCTTCAGGGAAACGCGCGAGCAACTGCTCATATGCGCCAGCGGACTCGGCAAACTGTCTCGCGTTGAAAAGCGCGTCGGCGCGTATGCGCTCCTCCGCAAATGAACCGGGGTTGTCTTTGGGTGACGCATTGAGCGCGCTGAGCCTCGCTTCGGCCTGTACGCGTGCGCTGGTCGCGGGCAGCTCGTAGTAAATCCGGCGATACG
This DNA window, taken from Acidobacteriota bacterium, encodes the following:
- a CDS encoding transglycosylase SLT domain-containing protein, with product MLSPMRTSRPLMNLQRGVAIVVLALLTLVTPMTVSCQRGLAEPDSGIEELRELVRGASGRPAVSDLTRIEARYPRTRAASLARFLRGYLYYSSQNYQAALEALDARAISATTALGDYAFFYRAENEAASDAKSEARRDYGTVYAKYPDSLKVREATLRAAEMAVALGNPAGAIKELARMVEANDADAIYVTAQSYEAMGKTVQAMTSYRRIYYELPATSARVQAEARLSALNASPKDNPGSFAEERIRADALFNARQFAESAGAYEQLLARFPEADRIDEIHLRRGVSLMNSKQPAPAVTALMRVNDRNPELRAEAIFHQAEALRRASRFAESSLLVDRMLSQYPKSRWSREALYNLAAYLNKQDREAEAASRYRQLLASFPKSQYAPEASYSLGWFAYRSKNYADAARILEQHLASYRYPDTKFIGEACLWAAKSEERLGHKSRALALYDFVNERYRYGYHGYVAGLRSAALRKAEPALRPEQPGPGSDLESIHANVTYFEPARETADGSEAGRIAKASDLEVIGLDELAIKELNKALEAAPTSPKINLRLASLYSRRGESFQATLVLRKGYPDLYSYRESDVPREAWEIFFPLIAWSTIKQEAKRYGIDPFVAAGLIRQESVFNPNAISRVGARGLMQVMPATGQLISKRQGNGTIAAADLYNPALNIKLGMNYLAQMLGQFGRIEYAAAGYNAGPARAQRWIAERGSLDIEDWIESIPFSETRGYVQGVLRYAANYRRLYKE